AGCTCGCAACGACGGCATCGTCTGGCTTCAGTTGAACATTGGTTACCattgaatctctctatttttctgTGATAAGAGATAAGGCAGCTGTTACCTGTAGATACTGGGAGAGCTGAAACAGTTCCTGAGAATACATACTGGGAGTGTTGGCTGCAACCTagaaaagacacacaaacatacagttAGGTGACAGGCAGCCCATTGAAAAGCTCAAAACAGTTGAGTGGAATGCTATAAAGTTCAAACAATTTGGGGTCCTTCAAAACGGGAATGCTACATTAGCTTACCTAGCAAAGAGGCTCGCTACTGCTTTGGTTTATTTAAACAGTACTTTGCTGTTTTACATGACAATGATGCAACCATTTCACATGCACTTGTAAAAATTGTTCAAGCAGTCAACTTGAAATGGGCCTGGATGAGAAAGGCCATTGAGAGCCTTCATGTCACTTTGGTTCAAATGAGGTCAGTCGCACACGCTACATTCCTTAGACAGGTTAGACTGGGGCCCCTGCTGTTCTTCTGACAGTTGGAAGACACACACCACAAGCTCTTCTCTGTAACTTTTATAGCTCAGCTAAGCTAAGCGGACGCGATCGGCACACTCTCACTCCGCCCACTCGTGGAAATATGCAGGGGGGAGAGATTGGCGGCGATCCACACATTCCCACATCAGCTGACCactccacacgcacacaccaggGCAAATGAGAGAAATCCTGGCCAAGTGTATGCACGCCCCACCGCacacacacccccaccaagCACGTTACGTCCTCACCTTGTCTACAGGTAGCGGCAGCGGAGCCTGGATGACACTGCGAAGACAGAGAACATTTGGTGGAACCAGATGGGAGGGGAGGACACACAAACAACAGCAATATTGCCAAGATGGTCATTGTTGACAATCGCTCAGCTCATTTACTGGCGTCCTTGAGTAGTGCTAATTGAAGTGCGTGCACAACGTGTGTAGAAATGTGTACTCCGCTTTAGAGCATGAATAAATGTGATTGATCATCCGGATTCCAATGTTGGTGAAAAATAATCCTGATGACCTTTTAGGCCATAATTGCCCAGCTGTTGCTTAAGAAAAAGATTGTGTCACCAACACAGCTTAACAACACATCTATGATGGGTGACTCTGGCGTCTGTTAATGTGTAATGGACTGGTAACACCTCCAGAAACAACTCTGAGCAAATATGTCCGTTCGCTGGCTCGCACACATTAAATCGGACTTGCATTTAAAAAGCAGTCGGTATTCGTTAAGGCTACACGATGATGTCAGCTCCTAAAGACTCAATACCAAAATCAGTTTGCTGTGTGGGGAATCGAAATTCCACTTCAACTCAGTGTTGGACCTTAACATCACAAAGTACAAGACAAATAAAAATGCTGCTCGGGCTTGTGGACAAACGCCCGTTACCTGTCTTGTGTTCCTGCTGCATTCAGCGGACGGCGCAGCGACACAGGGCGGAGATCAAAGTTCACCCTCACTATCTGCGCCTGAGCAACTCGCTGAGATTTCTGACCTGATTTTCCGAGCAGCCGTTTGCAAACATCAACGTTCTCTCCTTATACGCTCTGAAGCCAGATGCAGAATAAACTGATGGTCCTACTTGAACTTGAGCTAGCTCCGCCCCTCGAGATGAGCAGTGCGTGAACAAGCGCACCTCATGACTACAGCTAACttagggcggggggggggggcagactgACTCACCTCATCAGGTGACGAAGGAGGCGGGTCGCTTCGGCAGACTCTACATGGTTAGGGGGAGGTGTTGTGCAAAACAACGACAACTCGTTTTTTTGAGTGTTGTATATAGCTAAGCTGGGTCTGGATGATTTGACACAGTAATTCTATTTTCTTTCTCAGCATGTTGCCGCTGGCGTGCACTGCTTACACTAACAAGCATGGCTGTGGACAGAGGAGCCACTTCACAAAAACACGCAATGTTGCCAAGTCAGCAACTTTGCAAAGAAGCTGCTTTTCCAAAAATGCCAAGTGACAATATGGCATGGAAatgtgaatttattttattttttaaaaaaggaggGGGGTAATTTCTGAGGGAAATAAACCCATCTATTTTATTTAAAGGCCAGAGTTGAGCACAAGTGCGATAGATTCGGTGCGCTTTTTGAAGAAAGCTAATCAAGCGATTCATGTCAGAGCAGATCCGCGTTAGACTTACTCGCTTCGTCGGCGTGCCTCCATCCCTTCGGGCAGGAAGAGTTTGATTGTTGACACAAtgcagccatgtgtgactggaAACACACAACCAAGtcacacacaacaacaacaaaaaaaaccattagtAATTTCAATTCAATTTTCAATGTCCCCTGTTTGTGAGCCCAGTTGACTCCAGATTGTGGCGATTCTAGAAGCCATTTGGAATGAGGTCATGGAGGATGAACTTTTGCTGGAACACTAATTTGAAAGGCTTGGTAGTGGAGCTGAAAATCTGACCCAAATATCCATATTGTGCGCATGTGTTTGTGAGCTTTGAGGTGAGCCGCGAGGTGTCCTTAAGGGCAATCCCTGGTCTGAGGATTCAAGTGCTGCCCGTTTGCGGCACCACATGCAGGTTAGCAAGGTCAGGCTATTAGCGCTGCCTTAATAAAGAAAACCTTTTCGCCAGCCAAACCACAGTGTACCTTTGCGTGTGTTCTCCGTGACATCCACACCAAACTGGATGATGTCTCCCGAGAGGACCTCGCAGGGCGGACTCTCCTCTGAGCCCCGACTCAACCGCTGGCTGTTAATGAAGGTCCCATTGCTGCTTTTAGTGTCCTGCAGGTAGAactgtggggagggggggggggggggggatactttGTGAATTAAATGTCTCGTCTCAATAGAGTGTAAAGTGGCTCACGGTCATCCAATCTGAAAATTAACATTAGCATAACATAATGTTGATTTTGAAGTCCTTGGGTGCAAACTTTTATTGTCTGAACAAAACAAATCTGTTTATATAGATATACAGTCACCTTCAAATCCTTCCTTAGCTCACGGCAGTAATATTAGTCATGCAATACAAAGCATTAAGAAAATATGATTGCAATTGATCGGTCGTTGTGGATGTTGATGCCTCTCAGCCCGAGTCATCCACAACCTTATCGGGGACCAGCGCTACAGACAATAGACGGGTGGAGACGGTCTCTCTGAatgttctgaactcctgctTCTTTGCATCAAGCAAGTTGCCATCGCGTTGCTCAACCTCAGACAGTGGACATGTTTTGCTTCAACAAGTTTTAAACTGACGCGTACTATGTTGATCATGTGGGAATCCTCCAGCATGGTCGTCATTTATTAGCACGCTTGTAAACATTGCGCCGATGCAGGGCGTTACACAACACGGACGCAGCTCTCCTCAAAAAGGAACAGAGGCACggtgtgaacaaaaaaaaaaaaaaaaacgacagcaACTCATGCACTTCAGTCGCACGTCGGGCAGCGACGGCGCGTGAATGTTAAGCACGTACTTACAGAGGCAAGTAAACACATAAGAcgacacgcgcgcgcacgggctactggtcacacacacacaatttgatgtcAGCGCATGATAGTGGCGGCGCGTGGGGGGCGCTTCATCCATCACCTCGTCATTGTGACTGAAAACAAGACAGCGTTGATCTACTGGAGAGGGAGGAGAGAGTTCCACTGAGCTCACCATTCATCAGACTGCAGTGTGCCCACCcgcagcacacacacatgcgcacacacactttacCACTTGTCCCCATGGTAACCTGGAGACAGGGAGGAGGGACCTAAGTGAGGGCCAAGGCGCTATATCAATAAAGATGTCTTGTATTGTAGTTGCGCGTTCCACCCAGCAAAATCTCGCACACTTTATGGGCTGGAAAAAATTGCATTGCGTTGCATGTTGTACGCTCGTGTGTGCCTTTAAGAGGCGGGGCCTGGCCTGGTTACCAATGACTTTGGAGAGTTGGCTGTTGTGGGCGCAGGTTAGCAGCTAACCGTTAGCCAGTGTACAGActtaggtttaaaaaaaataaacaataatatttCATGACCCGTGATTACATATTTTTTACGAAAACATCTTAAACGTACGACATTCTGcgtctgtcacaatgttaaAGTGAAGCAGACAGCTTCTTCTTTCTGTTGTCATGAATGCATCACTTGTCGACCCAAACCGGCATATTTCCTCGCCACCGCCGCCAGATTTCTACACCCACTTTTGGGATGTTTCTCTGAAATACGAAACAGACACCCTATTTTCCTTCCTCCACCatgaatggatggaaggatCGAGTTCTTCAAGTCGTTTCCCCGAAGGCCGCGGTTCGTTTTATGACGTCCTGACGGACAGACTAATACATCGAGCCTCCTTTGGGACAAATTGGCCCTCGACTTCTTCGAGGTCCAATCGGATCGTCCACATTCAAACACGTGGTGGGGTGGGAATCGAGTGGAAAATCTCCATGTGTGGCCGCACCTGAAGCCTGAAGCAAGTTTGTGACTCATCAACAGGAGGGTGTGTTGCTGATTTAGATATACACAGCTCAAACACTGTATGGGTGCTGAAAACATCCTAGAACTAAAGAAAAAGTACCAGAGCTGATAACCCTCACATGCGGCTTATCATCTACCTTTTCCAAGCATTCCTCGCTCACATGACCAAAACCTGCAGGACTAAAGTGGGCAAACTGGGGATTACAACCTTGTGGACAAATATTGCTCAAAGACGTCACGGGCGAACCACGTCCTCTTGGAGGATTTGCCGGTATCAGCCGCTCATCTGGCACGTGGATGAGCTAGTGACGCCGGGGGTCGTCAATCTGCTTTAATCTGATACAGATCTGCCTGAGCGGACCACTGAGTGGCTTGCTAGCAGGCTTCGGCTTCTGTGGGCTATCTGGGGGAGCCCTTACGGAGACAATTCAGTTTTTTGCTCATAAGATGAAAAATGTGACATAACTGCCATGCCCGAAGCGTTTCATGATCTCCAAGCCATGTTTCAAGTACCGCACACTCGCACGTCAGCTTTGGCTGCCAAGCACTCCTACCTTGTAAAAACGGTCACTGGCGTTGAACACAGATGATCACAAAGTAAAACTGTGGCTGACGTGATCAAACTCTCAAAGTGCAAAGtcacatgatttaaaaaaaaaaaaaaaaaaaaaaaaaaaaggtttttgctGCAAGAGGAAGTGACAGTTATTGAGCAAAGATACTGCTAGCTCATTCCTGTGCGCATCTGACAACATCTAGTGAACATCAACTGCTCCACGGTTGGCATGCCAATATATTTTGAAATGGCGAAAATGAATttgctatatttaaaaaaaaaatgttttttcttttcaagtctGGCTGTGGGATGAATCATACATTAAGATACAACTATTCAAATTAACCAACGGAACAATTAGATGAAATATAACTCGCACAATAATCACTACACATCGGGTATTAACGATTCAAAATCAGGACACGACgcttagtttgtttgtttgttggcgACGCCCGAATGCTAATCCGATGTGGATGCGGAAAGTTCCAAGTGTCCTCATGGCCCACACTTGGTCTGAGCCTGCGACTCCCCGGGCCTGCTGAACCTGTTCGGCAGCTGAGTGACGACAGATGTTATGCATGTCAGACCTCATATAAGAGGAGtttaagaacaaaaacaaacccccccaaaaaaaagtttaatgagGATGAAACCACGATGACCTTTGTTTGTTATTTACAGTATACGAGACTTTACACCGATTTTATCGGCTGGATCAAATTCGCATTTTATGCAAAATCCACGAGTGGGTGTAATGTCAAAATTTGCTGGTCCATCCGTGACACTGATCAGATGCGCAGAACAATACTTTTCAGCATATACAGTTGGATTTTTCTCTCAATTCTCactctatcgatctatctatcaatcgatcgatctatctaaTGGGCATCGGTTATATGCGGATTATATGCAGTGGGCCCTCGGGGTGCATAAATCGACGTCAGGTGTTGAACTTCCCACTTTCCCTTCCATACAGGCAGCGTGTCACCTTCTGTGACGGCACCGGTAAACAACAGCGAGACCATAAAAGGCGGAAAAATATCCAGCTGGTGTAAAAAGAGCAGCAACCGTGACATGTATTCCGCCAGAACGAGGCGTATTTTGTTCAAATGGGTCGGCCCAGTTTGGCCGCAGGATTAATGACTCGCAGGTACTTTGTCAAGCGGGCATAACTTGAGAGGCAAATATTTTGGCACGCCGGTGCACGAATCCCGAAGCGTTCcaggccttttttttcctttggccgTGTAATAATGAGGAACCCAGGGTGCGTGTCTTTATTTAACAACAAGTCCCCTGGATGCTAGGGACATTTTCTATGCTGCTTTGAGATTATTCATCCCCTTGCACAACACCACGCTGGATTTGTCTCTGCCGCAGGAACGCATGGCAGACGTGCGCCCTTAAAATAACCCAATTTGTTCGGCTTTAATTAAAAGTTCACACTCTGAGGGGGAAGTCTGCCCAAGGGATGGCaggtcaaaaaaaaagaactaaagagaaagtgtgtttgtgtgcgtgcagtAGTGACAGTAATGGTAATTTAAACATGACTCAAGAGTCTGAGCAGGCCATTCGTGGAGTTGCCGCCTGACGACGAGGCGATCGGGCAGGATTGCCGACAGCGATATTGGGCTGGTCTGCATCTCAGAGGTTTTTTATCATAAAGACACTCCTTGGTTCCTTTTATGCAACTTTTCCTGCTTGATGCGGTTCTCTTGGCCAATTGTGAACACAGTAATCTCAATTGCAAACGATGCAGGACGCACCAAGTTCGGGGAGCCAATTCAGATACGCATTTTGGTTGAGGTGAGAAGTGGCAGTGAAAATGGCCAAAACACAAATGTCAGGGAGTGAAGCAAGGCGAGAGACAACCTGCTCGCTCGAAATGGTTTAACCAGATGAAATAGTTAAGACACGACTCGTAAATTGAGATTTCCACTCCAATTTCAGCGGGTAGGTCACTCTCGAGGACTGGCACTTGAATTGCGCTCCAACCTGCTGAATGTCAACTACTTTTTTGGAGCTATTTGAGTAACCACGAGAGCAGGAAGTGGTGATACCCAAAGTACCCCCAAAGTACGGAAAAACTATTAAaccttattttaaaaaagattgACATCATTCATTTAGATTATGAAGTCAAATGAGTCAGGTTTGTGTCCTCATCAAACGAGAACCAAACAGAACCGTGATCTTCAGTACCTAAGACCTACCTTGCCAGTCTTGTGGTCAAACCAGACCAGGGCGTGGTTCCTCGACAGCACCTTGCAGTCGAAGGTGGCGTTGTTCTGCGTCGGCCGGCAGCGAGCCACCGACCGGCCGATTTTGACGGGCTCATCCAGGTACACATGCCTCTCCTGGAATGGGTGCGAGTTGGGTCGGCAGGCGAACACGGCAAGAGGTGAAGGCATTGATTTTGGCTTGAGGGTGTTACTCCAACCGGACACGAGGGACAGCTTTTCTTGATCCAGAGTGGCAGGAGTTGGCGTTCCAATCTCCCAGACGAATAATCAACTGTATCGGGGGCTTGCGTACAGGCTCTGTGGTTAGGGGGGGGCTGAGGCACTAACTAATAAACATTGTCCGCTGTGCACGACTCAGGTAGAAAAACGATGCCTGCCCGTAAGCATAACGACAGATGCCATGTGTCAAGACTTGCATGACTGAGTACAGAAGGGACAGTCTGGCAAACAGCCCCCCACGTCCATCAAACTAGACCAGTACTGAAGCAAGGAGAGAAGGAGGCTTCCTGCACTACTACAAATGTAATCTTGATTACTTTCGATAATCTGTCCAAGGATGAGTCGATAGAACGCTCAGGCGCCTATTCTTGCAACTGCACACATTCACTCGTTTTTATAATTGATTTTAGATTTGCATGTAAGTAAGGGACGAAAACGTTGCAATTAGAACTTCATTCACCATGCAAAAAGGTATTCGAGGAACGCAGTTAGACAATTGAGATAATTACCAGGTAGAGAAGTCAAATCACTTCCGTCCTTCCGTTAAGTAACCGCCGTTTGAATGAtatatttgggggggaaataagACACTCGCTGGTCGGGATTAGCAGTGCAAATGACAGAGGGTGGGGGTAAGGCTAATTGGAGAGCTCGCCAGTAGTAGTGAACAAGTCAAGTGCTAACGCGGCTAGGCGGCTAAGCTAATGAGTGCTCGCAAACTTATCCTTGGGGCCCCGGAAGGCTCTCTGCGTACCCTTCACGACCAGCTCGCTTAACACGTGGTAACGAAATGCCATTTTAGTCGCCCTGGCAAGGCGCTAATCCCCGTCGTTCTGCTACGAGCGACTCAGTGAGAGCTGCCTTAGCTTTCAACAGCTAACCGGCTAAGTGACAGTCGgcggaaaaataaaaaacagagggGGAGTTTCTTCTTCAGCGCCCCCTGCTTGGATACACGGAAAATCCCCGGCGCGGGCCCGCTGAACGGCGCTGTCATGCGCTTCCCTCGCTCCGGCTTGCGTCTCCAATTTATTGTCGTCGCCTCGGTGCAGTTTCCTGGTCGGAACATAGAAGTTGTCCTCCTCCGCGAGTCGCGGCCGCCATCGTGTAACCAAAGAGCCGACTACTGGCCGTGCTGCGTTCAAAAACCCAATGACATCAACTTCTCCTGGCTCTGGCTCCTATGCTGAGCTCATCAAATCCCGAAGTACATTTACATACGGTATTGGATGTGTACTACACGTATTTTAACTAATCGTATGAATCACAGCATTATGTGTGTATTACAATTacggggttttttttgtaaagctaCTCGGTAAACTATATATTTGTCCGTTATATTTTGTATTACAGGTGGCCGAGCAGGAAAGACAAATGTTATTTCTCGGCCACCGTAGAGttgtttatgtttaatgttgtgtttgaattttattttaatttggtaCATATTTTCAAAGTAATATACTTAATATTGTTATAATATTCGAGGTTAGGCGGAATCCTCGCTCGCATGTCCAAAACATCGCTTTCAGGAACCCGTAACTAAACTTAATCAAATAATCAAAGAGAAGAAgcataatcattattattatttttataaaaagggAAGCCATTTTGGtcttaaaataatttttaaaaaaagaccacTATGGAAATGGCATTGTTTGGAGGTGGTGATGGGCAAGGTTGGTTTATACTGAGGTCAAGAAATGTGTGTGATACATTATGGAGATCTTGGAAGCTGAGAGCAAATCAATACTGCCTGGGGACGTTGCGCTGTACGAATTGAAGGATAAGCCGCCCCAGTGCTCTTCATTATGTTCCACACGTCACAATGTTCTCATGGGAGGCTTTTACCTAAGGATTTATGCGGATATTTCTTTGTAAACTTTACACAAATAAGAGACATTAAATGTGTCCATTGTTTTACCAATACAATCTGCTTTGAAATTCATAAATGTGTGTATGAACATATGAAATTCTAAACAGACAAGACGTGTATGCAGACTATACAACTGTTTAATATAGTTTTAAAATGATACAATAATTTATCGCAAAGTTCTCGGTAGCCCAGCTTTTTTTACCAAGTGATCCTTGTGAGAATAAGTGTTAAAAACAGTTTTTTAGAGTTCACTTTTATTAACTGGTGGATATTTACTTTTCCGAGCTGCCGTGTTGCAGTTGAACACAACTCGGGTACGTCCTTGCGTGATGACGTAAAGTTATACGTCACTCCCGACTCGACGGGAGCATCCCTGGTGGCTTAGCTAGGTCGCTAACCGTACCGCAGTTTTTCTTGTGTTGATTCCCACAAAGAAAGCGAGCACAAATATCAGTTTTCATAAGTGGAAGAAACAGTAAACATTCTTCCGCGTGCCCGCATCCGGCCGGCCGCCATGGCTTTGCAAGGCCCGGAGGAGCTGGGGGAGCCGGTGGAGGAATCAGAGGACCTGGATGACCATGACGCCAGTAGTATCTCCCCGGCAGAGGAGATACCGCTGCCCGCCGGGCCCGGGGGCGACGACGAGGATCCCGTGGGGAGCACCGTGCTGCTGCCTTGGGATCGTTTCTCGGCCTGGTTGCACTGCATCTGCGTGGTGGGCTTCGACCTGGAGCTGGGACAGGCGGTGGAGGTGAGGGGAGAGCCGTCGAGGTCAGCTTGCTCATCGGAGGAGGGAGTCCGCCCGCTGGGAAGGATTCCAAAAGTTAGCTTTTAATTCAAGGCTCCGACTAATTCCTGGCGCTAACCACGCAATGGTTTGCTTACTGCTTATTTACATCAGACCTAGTTGTCGTGTTAACACACTGGGTtaataaaatggaaataaaagaaATCATAATATAAATACTATGACTTATTtcaagtgcttataaaacaggaAAATTTGACTTGGTGAAACAACGAAACGGCCACACTAAAAAATGATACTTAATcacaaggaaacaaaaacattgaaatGAGGCAGCATTGCTCAAGAACATGGAAATTCAAAACAAACAGAGAACCGCTTAGCGATGTCTTAAATTAGTCTTGTTCCCTACCTCACACTTATTCTGTCCCTGTGCAATATTTGTACTGTGAGAATTCCATGAATAATTCCAAGTGCTTCTTTTGAACCCAAGGCAAACAGTGAGCTGATAATCAGGGCACACAAACTTTGCAAACGCTATACAAGAACCCAAAAAAGAACTTTGGGCTCCAATTTGTGGTGAAAGCTGGATATAACATTGCTGAATGTCTGAAATGTTGCATTTTGATGTTCTTCATTTGGGTGTAAGAACTGCGCTTATCTGTCCTCCAGGTGATTTATCCGCATCATTCCAAGCTGTCAGAGAAAGAGGTGAGTGAGATTTGGACTCGGGATGCACCGATACCACTTTTGAAACTAAAAACGGTACTTTGATTACAGTACTTGCCGATACCGAGAACCGATACGAGTATGAGTTGCATTGACCTTAAAGATACGAAAAATACAATTCCACCAAACTTAAacgttatttttatttctcaatTCGACAAGCAGCAAATGTTACAGTTGGAAACTATTTTGATAGTTATTTAACCGTCAACATTCAATGGCACACTTTTCTATTACTTTCAAAAAGgataaaaatatattaagatatatattaatatttttgTTGCTCATGGATTGTCCGTTGGTTGTTTTCTTTGAGCTCCACTGCTGGCAAATGCTTTCtagttttcaaatgttttatcaAGTTGCTGGAGTTGTATGCACCTCCAGAGAGTTTTGCGTTGCAAATATTACAGTCCGCTTTGCTCTTGTCACTTTCATTTACTTTGAAATACTCCCACACAGCCGACGTTATTCCTTCACTTGCTCGCTTTGCACACTGGCTCAACTGTCCCTTTGCCGCAGAAGGAACtgctgtaaaaataataatgtggtATCGGCTTCCGCTATCCGCTCCCGTGTTGTGGTATCGATGCATCCTTAATCAGTACGATCTGGTCTGTTCACACAACTAGTAAACCCAGTTATTGTTGTGCTCACCTTTTAGAAAACAAGCATTTGCTACCTGTCCTTCCCGGACTCCAACTCTGGTAGGTTTTGGTTTGAGCTCTGAAACAAATTTTGTACTAATAACTCACTAACAAGTTGACTTGGAATGTATTGTTGGGGAGAAATGAAATTCTCATGAcctgtacgtttttttttttttttttggttttctatGGGGATACTGTGGAACTATTTAGTTGACTCTCTTATTTGTTTAGATTTATGAAAAGATGAGATGAAAGTTAAAACATGTTCTTTTTAatccaattaattaaaaaacaaatcatttccAGATAAATGGATTGTTGAAATAATCATTGGTGTCAGCCCTAACAAGTCCCCTTCCGTCGTTCCTCATCGGGCTCTTGCTGCTTGCTTCCAGGTTGCCTTGGCGACACCCAATTTTGCTTCCGCTTCCGTCAAGGCTCCAACAGGAAGTCGTCACTGGGCTGCTTCCTGGAAGCTAGTGACAGGGATGCGCCGCCCTGCCTCAAGGTTGCCagccacacatgcacgcacttaAGTACAACCTAAGAAACGACTCAACTTTCTAAATGGCACCCAAATAAGTACAGCAAACCCTCATCCGTTGCAGATTGCCGTTTGTGTTCCCACTATTTTGCAGATTTCTTGTACGTTTACACTGTTTAGTTCTGCCTTCTGTTGATTTTAGGTgatttcaccactagatggcgacacaAAATTTAGTTTGGCACGAAATCtcaaagaagaataaaaaacagAACTATTTCTGTTCAGCCTAGTTTTTACTGACCAAACTTTCGAATCATTTTTACAGAGAGCAAGGGCTGCCGGTTCATTGATGAAGCTCTTTTGGTCGTGATTATCGATGAATGCTGTGAGATGACAAATTAGGTTTGCCGTGTGTcgaaatgatgtgaatttgccAAATTGTGACATCAGAGTTTGACAAAATTCCATGAGGGCGAATTTTCATACATAGGCAAAAATAACAAGTTAATCTTCATTTCAAAGCTGGTGGTCCAATTATTTTGCAGGCCAACGTGCCTGTTACCTTATATGCTGTATACGTGTGTTCACAGAGGGAGCAGGGCCATTATTATGGCTATGTGTATTTTCGGCAAGTGCGGGACAAGTCTCTAAAGAGAGGCTACTTCCAGAAGGTGAATGCAAGTCACATGCACACGTGTAATTCTTGGACGACCGTCCTTGTGCTCATCAAACATCACATTGTTGTGCTCCAGTCTCTGGTCCTGATCAGTAAGCTTCCCTACGTGACCTTCTTCCACTCGCTCCTCAAGATCATGGCTCCGGAATACTTTGAGAAGCAGGAACCGTGTCTGGAGGCGGGTAGGGGCTTGACTcccacattttgcatttttccgACACGCTCGCAAAAGTCAAAACTAGTCGACCGTTAAACCCGCCCACACGTAGGATTCACCCTTTTGCCTCACAGCTTGTAACGATATAGATCGCTGGCCCACGGCGCATCCAGGGAGAATCCTCACGCTGCCCATCATGGGCGTGGTCATCAAGGTGCGCATCCCGACAAGCTACGACAAACCGGGAACGTCACAACTGGTGCAGTCGACGCAGGTGACCACACTTGCGGCCGGGCCCGTGCGCATGCAGCCATAAAGTCTCTCCTCCGATGATTTCTTTTACGATTTTTATTGTGCAGAGTGACAGTCTGGTGTCCATTGTGCTGCCCACCATCCACGAGGTGGACCTCTTCAGGTGAGCGCTCCGGTCCCACAAATGTTGTCTTGTGATATCGGTTTTGGTTGCGTCCCACTCTCGTGCAGGTTAGCGCTTGTCAAGTCAAATGCAACGCTTCGCTCTGTGTCTGCGCAGGTGCTTCTTTCCAGTCTTCTTCCACATCCAGATGCTGTGGGAGTTGGTCTTGCTGGGGGAGGCGCTCGTTGTCATGGCGCCCTCTCCCGCCGAGTCGTCCGACACCGTGCTGGCACTGGTCAGGTGGTTCCCAAATTCCATTTGTGCTGTTACACTCCTTTCCTCAAACACTTTAGTTAGGATCATGGCAGACAAAGAAAGGATGTTACAAAAGGGTCTCGGGATACAAAATGACTCCGATGAAATAAATGCTCAACTCAAAAGTCAAGTCCACATTCTATTG
This genomic interval from Syngnathus typhle isolate RoL2023-S1 ecotype Sweden linkage group LG11, RoL_Styp_1.0, whole genome shotgun sequence contains the following:
- the dennd6aa gene encoding DENN/MADD domain containing 6Aa isoform X2, whose amino-acid sequence is MALQGPEELGEPVEESEDLDDHDASSISPAEEIPLPAGPGGDDEDPVGSTVLLPWDRFSAWLHCICVVGFDLELGQAVEVIYPHHSKLSEKEKTSICYLSFPDSNSGCLGDTQFCFRFRQGSNRKSSLGCFLEASDRDAPPCLKREQGHYYGYVYFRQVRDKSLKRGYFQKSLVLISKLPYVTFFHSLLKIMAPEYFEKQEPCLEAACNDIDRWPTAHPGRILTLPIMGVVIKVRIPTSYDKPGTSQLVQSTQSDSLVSIVLPTIHEVDLFRCFFPVFFHIQMLWELVLLGEALVVMAPSPAESSDTVLALVSCVSPLRYCSDFRPYFTIHDSEFKEYTTRTQAPPSVILGVTNPFFAKTLQHWPHIIRIGDMKQAGEMAKQMKVKKLKNLKTLDSKPGVYTAYKPYLNKDEEIIKQLQKGVQQKRPSAAQNAILRRYFLELTQSFIIPLERYVASLMPLQKSISPWKSPPLLRPFVQQDFMKTLEKAGPQLTSRLKGDWIGLYRHFLKSPNFDGWFRNRRKEMTQKLEALHLEALCEEDLQQRVQRHSEVETVDLVLKLKDKLSQAEKERLPVGAGTLAKLRAHIDGVILALPEDLQGILHKPTTP
- the dennd6aa gene encoding DENN/MADD domain containing 6Aa isoform X1, translating into MALQGPEELGEPVEESEDLDDHDASSISPAEEIPLPAGPGGDDEDPVGSTVLLPWDRFSAWLHCICVVGFDLELGQAVEVIYPHHSKLSEKEKTSICYLSFPDSNSGCLGDTQFCFRFRQGSNRKSSLGCFLEASDRDAPPCLKREQGHYYGYVYFRQVRDKSLKRGYFQKSLVLISKLPYVTFFHSLLKIMAPEYFEKQEPCLEADRWPTAHPGRILTLPIMGVVIKVRIPTSYDKPGTSQLVQSTQSDSLVSIVLPTIHEVDLFRCFFPVFFHIQMLWELVLLGEALVVMAPSPAESSDTVLALVSCVSPLRYCSDFRPYFTIHDSEFKEYTTRTQAPPSVILGVTNPFFAKTLQHWPHIIRIGDMKQAGEMAKQMKVKKLKNLKTLDSKPGVYTAYKPYLNKDEEIIKQLQKGVQQKRPSAAQNAILRRYFLELTQSFIIPLERYVASLMPLQKSISPWKSPPLLRPFVQQDFMKTLEKAGPQLTSRLKGDWIGLYRHFLKSPNFDGWFRNRRKEMTQKLEALHLEALCEEDLQQRVQRHSEVETVDLVLKLKDKLASWKNWIARKSPQTKY